In the genome of Xiphias gladius isolate SHS-SW01 ecotype Sanya breed wild chromosome 1, ASM1685928v1, whole genome shotgun sequence, the window AATATGGAATGTCCTCTCTCAAACATCATGAAGATAAAAGTCACTTGACAGTTTAACATCAAACAAAAGTAGCTCAATATGTGTCAGCGACAGATGATGGTGAATGAGATGATCTTTGTAGCTTTACATTGTTGGTGTGTTAATGAGGTAAACTTTCAGCCTTTTTGACgtcaatatatttttctttttttaaaaaccaaaaacatttcaatccTTACCTGTGGATAAGCATTTAATGTAATCCGATTGGACTGTCGAGTCGTCCTGCCAGGGCTGgaaagttgctgttttttgttcctttcctcctcctgcagggcCGGCTGAGTCTCTGACGGTTCCGTATTCATCTTCCTGGAGCTGCGTTTGACAGGGGGATCAAAGACTTCGTCCTGTTCCTTCTCCCCTGTCAAGATCTCTAACGGCGTTGACTCCACCTCGCTGCTGTTCAAAATCCTTCGGCTGGACCTCCTCGGAGCGTTTCTCTGAGCGGTCCCGCGTTTGGCCGGTGTGGGAGTAGTGGAGCTTGTTCGTCGACCgacttttatgtgtgtgacCTCCTGCTCTTggtcctccttctcctcctcctcctcctctttgatTTCACCCTCTGTGGCTGCAGACACCTCCTCACTGCCAGTCTGGGTCCTTTGGCTGGTCCTTGTTGAAGTGGCCCTCGGGAACACCCGTCGTCTGGCTGGAGAAGAGGCCTTGGAGGTTGATGCAACTGTGGTATTGTTATTCACGGCCTCTCCCTCCTCAACCTCGTCTTTAGGAGGCTCTGACGCAGCTTTGCGGGCACTTCTTCGAGGTGTGCTGGCTTGGACTTTgatttctttgttctgtttactttttctgGGTGTACGACTAAGTGAGGCAGGGACCTCCAGAGTGCTCGTCTCTGCCTCATCTACTTTCACACTTTCCTCTggctcctctgcttcctccagGAGAGGAGATATAAAAGTAACGGCCCTCCTACCTCTCGTGGCCCTCCGCGTTGGGGTGGACGGAGCCTTCTTCCTCTGAGAACTGGGGGTTTCTGGAACAGCCTGTTCCTCTGGCTCGCTATTTGAGCTCAAGACCTGCTTCACAGGTGTCTcttcaacatttttatcttttctcgGTCTTCCCCTAGtcctcctttttgtttctttgtctttcgTGATTTCTTCTGCCTTATCCTCCTCTGTATCTGCTAAGACACTGCggtcctgcagctgctcctctaTAGCAGGCATCGTCTCTACACTGGGTACAATCTCTGTGTCTATATTAAAGGGCCCATTCTCTTCAGGGTCTTCATGGTCCTCAGCAGGGGCTGgtttatcctcctcctctcccatgTCCTCATCCACCGCATCTTCCTTTGCCGCAGAGTCTTCGGCATCCACAGCTGCTGGGAGTTCTCCCACTGGAGTTGGCGCAGAAAGAGCTGCAGGTTCATGATCTTCGGCCAGCGTTACTAACTCAGAATCCTTCTGCTTATTAACATCTGCTGTCTCCTGGTTTGTCCCggtgttttcagtctgttggTCAGTTTGGAGTTTTACAGGTTCTGATTCCATCAGTCCATCTATTTCAATTTGATCCAGGCTGTCCTTCTCTGTCCTCAGGTCATCTTGTGAAACGTCTCCGGACAGGGGAATATACTGGTCATCTGTGCCCAAGAGAATAACCTCAGGTTTGGCCACAAGCTCCTCACTCGCCTCCTCTACTGGAGACTCGGTGGAAAAATTGAAGGACTGCAGGTCATTGTCCATAGGTAACATGTCAGCCTCTTTATCCGCATCCTCTTCCATATCCAGCATAAGAGAGAAGCCGCTGTGGGTTTCAGTCCTTGGGTCATCTGGCACAACCGTTTGCTGAATCTCAGGAAGACACAGCTGAGCACCATCGACCAGACCGTGCTGTCCCTCCACAAGCTCTAGGGGTACCAGGAGAGTGGTAGAGGGTTTGAGCTCCATGTATGATGATCCTTGCTGTTCATTCTCCTCTGCCTCAATCCCTCCTTCATCAGCCCCGAGTCTAACCATCAGCACCTCACCCTCCATGTCCTCTTCGACCATCTGTGAAAGAGCAAACACAGCAAggttatttgttgatttttttttttggcaattaaTCGACGAATCAAGTTTACAATACaataaagaacaaagaaaaatagcaaatccTAACATTAAAGAATCTGGAATcagaatttttggcatttttcctgaaataaaagatttaattaGTTATTACAACCATTGCAAATTACTATAATCAAGTCATCTAATCATCTCAGCTCTATGTTGGTTACCTTCATCTCTGCATTGGGTGTGATTAGAGAGAACTCAGCAGCCGCCTGCTCTGACAAACTTggcaggaagtgtgtgtgttctggttgGACAAAGACTGAACTGGGTTGGAGGGGTGGCAGCCTGCCATTGCCCTGTAATTCCTCAATGATCTCCACCTCACTATCagagtcctcctcctcctcctcctcctcctcttcttcctcttcttcctcctcgtcGTCCTCGTCCTCAACCTGATcagactcctcctcctcatcatcatcttcttcttcctcagacACAGGGCTAGAAAGTTCTTCACTATCGTTTACACTCACAACAGCtatgagataaaaaaaacaaagacatttacaggcgtgtgagaaaatgtgtcagAGTAAAATTGCACTGTAACATCAGGATTTTAATGTGCACGGGTATACAGTCTTCCTCACAGTGGGAGTCTGTGCCAGTTGGCTCGGAGGATGTCTCAGAGGAGTTAGATTTCTCGCTGGTGAAATCTGGGGGAGCTTCAGCAGTtgcctgctcctcctcttcaaccTCACCTAGTGACTCACTGGGAGAAAAGAGGGTGATAGGCTATTTGTAACTtgccacaaacaaaacaattagaagaagctgaaaacattttcagatctTCAAATCGGATGATTACATTTGCAGAAAAGGTACATACCTGTTGAATGACATCTGCAGCCGTGATGCATTGTGGATTCCTGTGCGGGTGAGCGGAGGAGACAGATCGCTGCCAAACAGATGTTGCTGCACAAACTCTGTCAGATCTGCTGGCAAACAacgcaaaaacaaaattatcattgttttttttcctccacgtGCATGTAACAGTAACCAAACCACCGCCAGTACCATGTCAATGTCAACCAAACCGCTAACAACAGCATGTGAATTCATTATTGCAAATAACACAACAGGAAACTGAAACCCACATCTTTACCATTTCACTCGCTCAAGTACTTCTGATATTACAGAAGAGTGTAAATCTTAGTATAAAGTCAATCATTATAACCTTTGTATGGTTGGGTATACGTTTTATCCTATACTAATAGAGCTCAACAGAAACTATGTGTACTCACAGTACCAAGAAAgatttgttttctgaatttgCTTGTAAATTGTACCATTTCCCCATAATTTTGTCTATATGTTGAATCACAACAGTCTTGTCTAATGTGAGCTGGTGATATCTTGGTACTTTTAACAGTATAAATGCATCATCTAAGGATGGACCTGTTGATTGATCCAGATCCTCCTCTGGTTCGTTTGTGGGTTCAGTGGCTCCAGACGGTTTCAGATGCTCAGTGAACTCTGTGGATTCAGTAGCCTTCGACTGAACGTCCTGTTCAGTGGCTTTTGCCGGTTCATCCTGAGATTCGACTCTAGCACCAGAATCTGTGCTCTCGGTTACCTGGTTACAAACTACGGgcatacaaaatattttaagagaTGTTTCAGAGAAGTGTGGCAAAACACATGAATATTTTCAACACCTTTAATATCTGACAATTTTAAATACCAGAGCATAGGAcatgtctttggattttggtgCTGTGCAGTACTGGTGTGAAGAAACCCCACCTCTAATAATAAGTcatagaaaaacaaatagaGCAAATTCTCCAAATGAATTACCTTGACTGTGACTAGGTTTCTCCTCATGGTCAAGAGTTGCAGCATCGTCTTGTTTGATACTTGACTCAATATCCTGTTCGTCCTCCTTTTCAGACTGAACTTCATTTTCAGCCTCCTGTTCAAGACCAATCTCCATCATGTCTTCAAATTTTTCAccttccttcacctcctcttcttccttctctctacTCTCTGATGTCAAGACAGGGATTTGCTCAGTGGTTGGTGAGGGCTTTTCCTCTGGTTCTTCCTTTTCGGTTAGGGCTTTGATGTTCAAAGTCACTACctcctcatctttctctgtGGCTGTGTGCCCCTCCTCTATATCCTGGTCTATTGATAGAGGTGCATCATAGTAATCTAGGGTGGTGTCTGTTGACCGGACAGATGTCTGACTGGTGTCAAAGCTCAGGCTAAGTCGTGCTTTCATTGCATCTGACGGTCTGCTTTCTGCAGCGACTTCATGGATGGAGGAGGACTCGCTCTCTGTGCACCTCAGCTGTGGTGAGGGAATACCACCCTCGGGAGGCAAGAACGTCATGTGAGGCTGCTCCCGTTCCTCATCTCTATCGTCTTCCTCCTCAGCAGGCTGTGAGGACCAGGTTTTACCTGTAGCCTTGGTCAGCGCGGAGCCTCTGGTCAACAAGCTAATCTCACTATCTGCTGCCATCTAGAGAGGAAAACAGTTCCAAAGAGGATTGGAAGACACGTTTTACTATAAAGAGAAAATCAGCTGAActaagatgaagaaaaagaacacTGCAGCTCAAACTACCATGAGCTGGAATGAGCTAGAAACATAAAACCTGGCCCAATAActggaaatgatgtgaaaatgcatcCCAAGAAACATTAGCCCAATCAGACAGATGGTGGTGCTGTAATTAAGGCCTGAAAACGCAATTTTGGAAAGGCTACGCCACTCAGACCATAAATCCGATTGGCTTGAAATTTGGCACACAAGTCCAGCTCAATGTACTCTACATAAAGCCTCTTGGACCATAAAAGTCCAccttgaggttttttttttgttgctaatttgcataatgtgaaaaacaatcAAGTGACAACAACTTCTTTGATTTTTACTATATCAACACCAAATTTGGTATACAGCACTGCAGGACTGGGCTACACAATCCGTACTATAAACGGGCAAGAAATCGGTCAAGAAACATGGCCGCCATCAATCAAACAATGTCGCCAAGGGCGGGACTTAGCAAGAAATTGGCCATAACGCATTAACGATTTGTTCAATCATCATAAATCTTTGTAGATATTTTCAGTCCATGTTTGGGAATAGGCCTATCCAAACATTTTGAGCCTGACCAATAGAGGGCACCAAAAATGCCATAAATATGTACCTAAAAACTTGGTGGACAGAATTTCACCAATTTTGGTTCACATGCTCTGGGGACAAGTATTAATCAAAATCTAAAGTGCTATATTGATTAATGAATGTGGGTGTGGCCTATTCATCTATATCTGCCATCTTATGCCGTCGCTCAAAAGTAAAACTGTGAAAGGCTGCCCCAGCCCCACACCATGAGTCCAAATGActtgaaattgaaaatacatGCTTgccataaataaaaaaactttgctAAGGGCTTAGAAGGAAATTAGCCATAACTCAAGTTGTCTTAGAGCAATCCTGAGTAAGCTCAGTAGAGACATCCGGCACTGAGTCCTTAACATACACACCAATACGCTTAATCCTTAAGTTATAAACtcatgaaaataacaaaagatCAGACATATCACACAACTTGGACCAATTGTAACTGAGATAAGGCAAAAAATGGCTTATTATCATAACAGCTACTTCCGTTGCATTACCCTTTATCTCTTCTCATAAGCCTGTCATTAACCCCCAGTCAAAGTATTTAATTTTGCTAAttctttttggaggaaaatattaataaacagtGCTGAAGTTGATTGTTTACATCAATGAGGTCTTCAATGCATGTACTATATGGTGGACAAGACTGaatgaatttagattttttttctttatacattGTGATTGGTCTCGCTCCGTCTTTAAACAGAATGAAACTAGCTGAAATGactttcctctgctctgtcaAGCCTGAAACTTGATCGTTGCTGCTTGCGGCTTAAATTTTAGGCAATGAGCTGCTCTTTTGACTTAAGAAAGGTTAGATCCCACAAATGATATAGCTTGCCGCTATATCTACATTGTGCATAATATGCGGTATTAGTAAATTACATTCTCTGaaatatcaacacacacacacacacacacaaaaaaagtagtAACTACACTTCTTCTACGATGCCAGGCTAAAAACCATCAGATGAGCTGCCACCTTGCAGAAGGCGATattgagtttttttgtgttgttgtttgcgTGATAGGTGGCCTCTCAGCGTAAACACACCACTCCTCTCTGGTATTTGGTCTTACCCCATTGGTCCATCTGATGCCTTTCTCTGGTTCAGGGGATTCCGCCTCTTCGATGAAGGTGATGCGGCTCTCTTTGCTGCGAAGCGGAGGGGTGATGGAGCGCCCTGGAGAAGCAGAAGGGGTGGCGACGGGTGTCGGCCTCAGGCTGCTGCGGAGGATGGACTGGGGAATGAAGGCTGAGAACTCTGGGCCAGAGGCAGCCAAGGCCCGAGCTCGCTGAGAGGACAAAACAAACGTAAAGTATAGGTAAAAAATACCTAAATGCCTCAAAAATACAAAGCCaattattaagaaaataaactatatataaacaacatttataaatataaagtatatacagATTTGACTTCTTTGGATATTTGAACAGGTTCAATTGTCAATCGAATACCAACTTTTTTTGATGACttcaaaacaaatagaaaaaaaatccacatttgtcTACTCACCTTGACGACCAGTGGTGTTTGCAGTAGACTGAGTTCAGGGGCTTTGCTGAAGCTCTTTGGAGAAACCCAGGAGCTGGGAGGTCTGGGGGGGCTGAGAAGAGGCTGAGGGCTCTGACAGGAGGGGTGAACCACCAAGTCCATCAGCCTAGGTCACGTTAAAGGAGGAAGGAATGCACAGCATGCATGATTTTAAAATCCAGTCTTAGCAAAACTGGGTCGTGCATTCATGtagcattttttggaaaatgaataTTAACATTCGAGTATTTGTTGAGAGTTTATACAGCCAATAACTTAACAGAATATTAAGTTAAAATAtggttaattttttatttaaaaaaaaaaaaaaaattcacatgcATAGTTTTTCAAGTTAATTATTTCATACACCTAACACATATAATGTATAGGATAAAAATTTCATTTCCCAGTCCCATAATATGACTTAACAGAGTTTGTCAATGTGAGATGTCTCTAAATATAACAGTATATCAGTGCTGTGGATATTTGACTTTTTGACCCTTTAAGAAGTGCCTCACTCTGATGCTCAactaaatttaattattttagaaTCAATTACTCAAGTTTCTGGTTcagaaaactattttaatatataattatatgaTATGGAAGATACAATTGCTCTCATTCTGAAGGCAGGTAATGGTAAATGTGTccacattcaaaaacactgattaaactGCCTTGTACCAGAAGACCAAAAATAGTGAGTTATTAAGgaaatgtttccttttatgttaaaaatgaatacatatgGTACGCTTCACTTTCACAGGAGCTCTTCCGAAAGTACCTTGACTTTCGTTTGGAGGTCATGGTGATAGGAGTTCCCAGGAAGGGATCAGGAAGGGCTGAAGATGAGGGCCTGGAGCTCGGGCTCTGAATATCAACTGCCCTGGGGCTGGcagaaacaaattttaaaaaaaagattagaaaacaataaataaatcagaataataaaaatcaataccTTTGAGATGCAATTTTGGTATCTTGTGCTCACTTCTTGGCTGGGGAGGACTGTGGTGTTGCTCCTTTGCCTAACCACACCTCCTCAATCTTGGTCAGGACATTGTTGATAAATCCAGCCCTGGACATCACCTTCTCACTGGCAGAGCGCTTGGTGATAGTTGAAAGTGGCTGCGGACGAGAAACTGGAACACAGTGGTTTGAGAAGCttgttttaacatttgacaTACTTTTTCCCCACTGTGAAGACATGTTACCATGGGGGTAAATTGTAATGATAGAGTGAATTCAAGCTGAGCACCACCTTACCTTCTCTGTGGATGGTGTAGGGGTGCTGGTAGGGCTTGGCTCTCTCCATTGCCAGTTTCCTCTGGACTCTGGGCAAAACTTTGCCATACTGATCCAATATCGAGTTCCTGGTATTGGATCGTTCTTTAAGCTTTGGGTCTCGCTCGTTCTaggaacaaaaatgaaagacaatgtGATCATTCATCTTATGGGATTCAAGCATCTTCTCTCTATATACTTACATGGCCATAGAATTCTGAACTCTTAAATATCGTAAAGTTCACATACTTTATATTAAGATAATGCAGTGATAATTGGTGTAAtactttgaatgtgtgtgtcaaacATACCACCAGATTCAGTGTAAGGCTGTGGTTAAGCTGCAGAGCAGGTATATAGTTGGCCTGCTGAAGGTAATGAACCATTAGTAATTCTCTGTTTTGGAGACCCCCTGTACCCTGGAGAAACTTCTCCAAAcattcctgaaaaacaaaacccaaaatcTGTGAGTTTTAGGCATTGACTTTATATtccaaagacagagaaagattaAGAAAGATTAATCTTCAAGCAGAATAATGAAGAGTTTCggtatttaaaaaataagcagCAATCTCTCTCCTACCTGTTCAGTTTGACCCAGGGGCAGTTTCAGCAGCTCCTTGATGAGGCCCAGCTCCTGGCAGCTCTCGTACAGGAAGCCTAGCAGCTCAACCATGTTAAGGCGATTAGAGTGCTGCCGAAGTAAGGACCACGCTTCTATGAGACACCTGGAAAAAGTGCACACAGGCTGGTTAATAAAGGTAAGGTAAGACGTGATAGGCTGGCATTGGATTGCCATTATTTGTGTTTCCTGAAACAAAAAGCCCTTTTTCTTGTCGATGTTTCGCAGTTTCAAAACTTCAACATTGTTGTCAGGTTTTACTGAGTGTACGCTAACGTCCTCTCCCATTACTCTTACCTGTTGTGTAGCAGTACAGACAGGCAGAGTTTGGCCTGGGAGGTGGAGGAAATCGGGGGCTTCGTAGCGTGAAAATATCGTAGTGCCACTGGGTGTTGGCCCTGGCACATGAGAGCTTGCAGGACACGCTCGTGCTGCCACTCAAACTGACACTGAGAGGCAGCTGGATGGAGGAGCTGCTCAAATGAACTCTGATCAGaacaaagagtaaaaaaaattccatttaaaaagagctaaaagCTAACATAGGGACAGCATCGtaaaaaggagacagaagagGCTGTAAAAGTTGTGTTTAGAATTATCATCAATATTTCCCTGTAAATACTGATATTAATATGCACATACGAATCTTCCATTGACctttaaacacaataaagcTCTTTTGCCTTGCAAAACCTCTGTGGTATCCAAATTTACATCTtagggaaaataaaaagtcGTTCAATTGTGTAAATGAGTAAGTACCTGGTGGTCATGATGGTCCAGCAGCCAGAGGCCTTGTACTAGTTTCACCAGTCCAATAGGGATAGCAAAAGCTGTGGGGAAAGACTTCACTGACGCTCCCTCCTTATTGGGGAAGGAGTACATGACATCCAGCAACAAGTAAATCACCTGAGACAACAGGTCAAGGCTGATACAAACAGTAGGCTTAGTTTAGTCTAGCTGTGTCCTAGGAAGGTTTATGATTTCCTgtcacaataaaatgaaaataaatttaaaaataaataaacctcaCATTTTGAACCCTAACTACGGAAtaccaaattttaaaataactaatCCAACAATAGACACAAGGTATACATTTCAATATATTCTCTAATATGTTACAAACTAtcaaaactgcacaaataaaactcacagCAATGGATGCCTGCTGGATAAATGgaataaaagcacaaataaattatttccaAATCGGGAATCTGCTGAATAGCTTTGTTTCACATGATAAAATTATTGAAAAGAAGTTgttgttacatttattattatatataatttcaaAACCCCGAAACGtctcttttctttgctgtttctCAATACTGCATGCAAGGCTGACTTGGGTATAACTTCGGAAATGAGTATTATTATATCATAAAGGATACAATTGCATGTTTGGCAGCTTCATCAATATTCTCCAGCAGATAAATGTCCAACAAGGCCTGTGGATCAAAGATACACAATTAATGTCCAGTTCCTTAAAAGGGTGTAACAGTAGATGTAAACTCAGTTTGACATAAATTGAAATGTACAGAATAAGtcaaattcaaaatatatattttgtaaatgctTACATGCAATGTAGGTGGTGGATACTGCCCTGTCCCACCCTCATCTCTTTTCCATAGGTTGGTCAAGCGTTCACCACACTGGCCAACCAAACCGTCAATCATCAGGCAGTCTGCACACCACTTGCCCCTGAAAAGGCAACAGGAGAGAGTCAGCATTAGTTAACTTAATGCAATTTCATCAGTTCAAGATGTGCTACACAAAAGACTTGTTTGGGGTCTTCTACTGGTTATAACATTACATAAGACAAAACCTCCAAAAGtacaacagagaagaaaaaaaaaaaataccctgaCTAGATTACAAACATGACAATTTTAAGTGAAAACTGAGGAAACTGAGATGGGCATTTGTTATTCTAACTTTTTATAGACCCTGCTACTGATTAAACAGTAATTAAGACAATATGAAAATCTTTCATAGCTGCAGCCCTGGATTTGGGATGGATGCACAGAGTACTGACTTAGCTAGCCTGGTGAGCTCCTCTCTGCGTATAGTATAATAGTTGCTGATGGCTGCATGGGTGTAGAAAGGCCTGGAGATCTGGAGTGCGTTGTCATCTGGTGGGGAGGGCAGTTAAAACCAgtatagagagagaaaaaaaaatgaaactgaatacAGAGGTATGCAAAAGTTCTGCCACACGGTGATTCAGAAATGTTCCCCCATTCTGCAGTGCAGGATCGTTCCGGTTaaagaatatttaatattaattatatattaatatttatttatttaatgtcatcTCATATTTCGTATAATATTAAAACTGCTTCAAACctttccccccccccacagatttagaaaatgttttttgtgataTTGCTGGTATGGTTTCCTGTGGATGAATTTCCATGTCAATTGTGTTTGTGCAAGCACCACTTTACCTGATCCCTCAGGCAGTAAGCCAGTGCGACAGAACCAGAGGACCACCTGAGCGTACTTGGAAATCAGACTGGACACTATGTTCTTGTTTATCAGCCCCACCAGACCTACACAACGAAAAATGTAACCAGAACTTTTCAATAACGAAAAACGactcaaaacaacacaacagctTCTCAGTTGCTAGACAGGGCTAACCACTGGACAGTGCATTATAACTAAAAGTATATCCAGCCATGAAAGGTGTTAGGGGCTAGATATTATCATTTTACTGACATCAAAACTCAGTAAAGAAGAAGACGATgacgaagaagaaaaaacactgagtgtttcattacagtttagtacaaaagggaaataaatcACAGCATATTTGTGTTGGGTGAATTGGTTTCACTAACATCACAGGGAAATACAGCACTGGTGGCTGTGATTCTATCCGTGGACACTACACCTTTTTGTGTGAGCTCCTGAGCTTCGCTGAGTAGACAGTGGAAGATGGTACTGAGGTTACCCAGCAGTCTCTGGCTGTGCTGTAGCAGCTGCAAGGTCTGAGGGTCTGTGAAGTTGGATGAGCTGTCAAACAGCGGTGCGCCTAcgaaccaaacacacacaaagcaacagATACATAAATGTATACACTGAAACCAACCTTACAAACAGCATAGAAACTGGGTGTTTCCGAGGAGCAATTTATATCACTTAAGTCATGAATAATTTACATTATCCACAAACTGGGAGTGGTTACATTAAAGTGCTAAATATAATGTCTGTACAGATGTCCAGCTATAGACAACTGATCATATTTACATAGAATTAGTATTAATATAATAAGATTACCTCACAAACTAAAATTTGTTCAATGTCAAGAAGAAACTAACATTTTTAGTCTTGTTCAAACTTCAAAATGAAGAGAGAtctaacaaataaacaacaacaacaacaacaacaacaacaacaaaaacattaaaacatacaaatgCCATCCAGCTCCTCCTTGGTCTGGACTACTTTGTTCCAGGCCCAATCCAGGATGTAGCGCAGGTTAAGTGCAGAGCCTGGCTGTTCTGTTGAAGAAGAACAGAATTTGAGGAATTTAGGGCTGACTGCAGGGCTGGTGGCTGTGGCATGTGTGTGGTGGAGCACAGTACAGATTTAAGGtcgtatgtgtatgtatgtgtgagataaagccaatgaaaacaacactgagtGAAGGTCTTCACCACATACCTGCCAGCATGGGTGCAAAAGGGTTTGGGTGAGcattttgagaaacattttgacagttatTTCCGAGCATGACTCCTCACCTTCTGCAGTCCACTGCTTGATACAGCCAGTGATCAGTCCCAAGGAGCTGGTCTCCACTGCTGTGGACAAGATGGCATCCAGCTGTTCCTCCTGAAGGCCAACATCAAGTTGCATGTGAAAATTACTATCAACACTTCAGAatgagtattttatttaattctgtgTATGGTTTTGCATCACAtgaaagattttctttaatGTGAACTAAAAGAGGAAGTACAAAAGCATCAAGAACAGGTTTCATGGGTGTGTGCCCAAGAGGTTCTGCAGACCGAGTTGTAAGCCAAGTGTGTACCTGTGAGAGACTGGAGGCCTGGGTGTCAGCCAGGCGAGATGAGATAAGGCCAGACATGAGGCAGCGAGAATAGCTAGTGGAGATGATGTCACTGGAACAAGGAGCAGCTTTCTTCAAAAAGCTCAGGGTCTGGTTTTAATGACAACGGCGTGGTGTAAAAGAAGCCTACTTTTCATTCACATGGCCACTTCTTATAATTAGCATTTGGATTAAATgccataaaataaatgacaaggTGAAAGTTTGTATaatagaaaaatgaacacaagaAACTTGCCTCTTTCTGATACCCAGAGCAGGTTAGGTGCACAATTCCAGAGCTGAGCAAGCAGGTAGCATCTGTAacataaaaggggaaaaaagaagcacaAAGTCTATCAACCTTTTTAGTAAATTCATATTTCAACTACAAACTCAGGCATATCTGCACAAGCAAATTGCTAAACAATACAAAGAGGCAACGGAAATACACAAAGcctggaaaaaaattacacagacCTGGGAGATAATACAATATAACCTTACATCAAGATGGTGGTACGGTACCTACAGTGCCTATACTTACCAAAGTTGTATGTGGTGGGGTTAA includes:
- the ahctf1 gene encoding protein ELYS isoform X2, which translates into the protein MRDLTAQVTSSLLPFPRVTVDALGEDEISLDSVLHGKFTVGRSGLAWLACGPHLEVVHAVTGERLSAYCFSGGGEHPPNVLAARDFSWLKRSGLLVGLEEAEGSVLCLYDLGLSRVVKAVVIPGRITVIEPLVSYGGASTSTQHLHQSLRWFFGIAAVVTDLGHVLLVDLCLDDLSCSQSELEASDLQVVTKSPAEIPRLREVSTREGRHLCLQLNGPSGVGVTALQHISRTNQLAVGFSDGYLQLWNMKTLKKEYHSQLEAGGVAVYAFTFQEPENDPRNCCYLWAVQSSQDLEGDTVSLRLLQLAFSERKCLSSGKILYEGLEYCEERYCQELSGTAFPLRAQTTNTRLLSCQTIEKFRPHPDRDDSMNEVASPDTSVSIFSWQVKAYGQGNPSTYIGVFDINRWYHAQMPDSLRMGESLQNCPYLAVWSLDPVVQMVSPHALLDVVVHDRSLSRGLPFTCPPPEQYFNPTTYNFDATCLLSSGIVHLTCSGYQKETLSFLKKAAPCSSDIISTSYSRCLMSGLISSRLADTQASSLSQEEQLDAILSTAVETSSLGLITGCIKQWTAEEQPGSALNLRYILDWAWNKVVQTKEELDGICAPLFDSSSNFTDPQTLQLLQHSQRLLGNLSTIFHCLLSEAQELTQKGLVGLINKNIVSSLISKYAQVVLWFCRTGLLPEGSDDNALQISRPFYTHAAISNYYTIRREELTRLAKGKWCADCLMIDGLVGQCGERLTNLWKRDEGGTGQYPPPTLHALLDIYLLENIDEAAKHAIVIYLLLDVMYSFPNKEGASVKSFPTAFAIPIGLVKLVQGLWLLDHHDHQSSFEQLLHPAASQCQFEWQHERVLQALMCQGQHPVALRYFHATKPPISSTSQAKLCLSVLLHNRCLIEAWSLLRQHSNRLNMVELLGFLYESCQELGLIKELLKLPLGQTEQECLEKFLQGTGGLQNRELLMVHYLQQANYIPALQLNHSLTLNLVNERDPKLKERSNTRNSILDQYGKVLPRVQRKLAMERAKPYQHPYTIHREVSRPQPLSTITKRSASEKVMSRAGFINNVLTKIEEVWLGKGATPQSSPAKNPRAVDIQSPSSRPSSSALPDPFLGTPITMTSKRKSRLMDLVVHPSCQSPQPLLSPPRPPSSWVSPKSFSKAPELSLLQTPLVVKRARALAASGPEFSAFIPQSILRSSLRPTPVATPSASPGRSITPPLRSKESRITFIEEAESPEPEKGIRWTNGMAADSEISLLTRGSALTKATGKTWSSQPAEEEDDRDEEREQPHMTFLPPEGGIPSPQLRCTESESSSIHEVAAESRPSDAMKARLSLSFDTSQTSVRSTDTTLDYYDAPLSIDQDIEEGHTATEKDEEVVTLNIKALTEKEEPEEKPSPTTEQIPVLTSESREKEEEEVKEGEKFEDMMEIGLEQEAENEVQSEKEDEQDIESSIKQDDAATLDHEEKPSHSQVCNQVTESTDSGARVESQDEPAKATEQDVQSKATESTEFTEHLKPSGATEPTNEPEEDLDQSTDLTEFVQQHLFGSDLSPPLTRTGIHNASRLQMSFNSESLGEVEEEEQATAEAPPDFTSEKSNSSETSSEPTGTDSHSVVSVNDSEELSSPVSEEEEDDDEEEESDQVEDEDDEEEEEEEEEEEEEEEDSDSEVEIIEELQGNGRLPPLQPSSVFVQPEHTHFLPSLSEQAAAEFSLITPNAEMKMVEEDMEGEVLMVRLGADEGGIEAEENEQQGSSYMELKPSTTLLVPLELVEGQHGLVDGAQLCLPEIQQTVVPDDPRTETHSGFSLMLDMEEDADKEADMLPMDNDLQSFNFSTESPVEEASEELVAKPEVILLGTDDQYIPLSGDVSQDDLRTEKDSLDQIEIDGLMESEPVKLQTDQQTENTGTNQETADVNKQKDSELVTLAEDHEPAALSAPTPVGELPAAVDAEDSAAKEDAVDEDMGEEEDKPAPAEDHEDPEENGPFNIDTEIVPSVETMPAIEEQLQDRSVLADTEEDKAEEITKDKETKRRTRGRPRKDKNVEETPVKQVLSSNSEPEEQAVPETPSSQRKKAPSTPTRRATRGRRAVTFISPLLEEAEEPEESVKVDEAETSTLEVPASLSRTPRKSKQNKEIKVQASTPRRSARKAASEPPKDEVEEGEAVNNNTTVASTSKASSPARRRVFPRATSTRTSQRTQTGSEEVSAATEGEIKEEEEEEKEDQEQEVTHIKVGRRTSSTTPTPAKRGTAQRNAPRRSSRRILNSSEVESTPLEILTGEKEQDEVFDPPVKRSSRKMNTEPSETQPALQEEERNKKQQLSSPGRTTRQSNRITLNAYPQSAKKTRRETITENIKESEDLLESELNSNASRTNSRRPTRSKLWDHPEEDLPLLDSPLEVDSETPVADALIKRLQDEEEKQEGGVVVSKMVRASKRSTKLSAEEAHSLPPVEDALLPEPEEDNSSPGEHSFIYSPSRRRTRGHRAQSPGPSEESSAPATRSRRRVKGVAPQDAVVSEEDHVEAEKAAGVSKTRKTGKRTAKSKGISEPPPITEVDLISPLPSPADPLPRRQKRIKEAEAPTSSMNLRRKRIMDSVFTKPVTRRKKL